The window ATCGACCGCATCAACCGCGAAGTGGCGGCGCTTGGCGCGGTGAACCTGGCCGCGCTCGACGAACTGACCGCCTCGCGCGAACGCAAGACCTTCCTCGACGCGCAGTCGGCCGACCTGATCGACGCGATGACCACGCTGGAAGACGCCATCCACAAGATCGACCTCGAGACGCGCGACCTGCTCAAGGGCACCTTCGACACCGTCAACGAGCATTTCGGCCGCATGTTCCCGGAGCTGTTCGGCGGCGGCAACGCCAGGCTGGTGATGACCGGCGACGAGATCCTCGACGCCGGCGTGCAGGTGATGGCGCAGCCACCGGGCAAGAAGAACAGCACCATCCACCTGCTGTCAGGCGGCGAGAAGGCACTGACGGCGATCGCGCTGGTGTTCGCGATCTTCCAGCTCAACCCGGCGCCGTTCTGTCTGCTCGATGAAGTGGACGCGCCGCTCGACGACGCCAACACCGAGCGCTACGCCAAGCTGGTGCGCAGCATGGCCGAACACACGCAGTTCCTGTTCATCTCGCACAACAAGATCGCGATGGAAATGGCCGAGCAGCTGATCGGGGTGACCATGCAGGAGCAGGGCGTGTCGCGCATCGTCGCGGTCGACATGGACGCGGCGGTCTCGATGGCCGAGGCCGCATGAGAGAGGCCATGAACCAAGCGTTCGCGCGGGCCGCAGCGCCGGGCCGCCCCCAGCAAGGCCCGACCCTCCGGGAGGGTCGCTCGACGGACCCGGCGAGCGGGGAGCCGTCATGAGCACGCTGCAATTGTCCTTGGCCATTTTGGGGGGGCTGGTGCTCGCCGCGATCGTGGCCCACGGCACCTGGCAGGCGCGCCGCAACGAGGTGAAGCGTGTGGCGCTCGAGCCCGGGGCGGAGCCCGCGCCGCTGCAGGAGCCGAGCTTTGCGCCGACCGAGCCACCCCGGGCCGACGATACCGGCCCGAAGGCGGAGGCCGAAGACAGCCAGCCGCCGCGCATCGAGCCGACGCTGGTGCGCCGCGCCGCCGGCCTGCCGCGTCTCGACGCGCTGATCGACGCGATCGCCACGCTGACCGTCGACAACCCGGTGAGCGGCGAGACCGCGATCGCCCACCTGCCGCCGGCCCGGCGTGCCGGCAGCAAGCCGTTGCTGGTCGAGGGACTGAACGCCGAGTCGGGTGAATGGGAAACGCCGGCCGCCGGCCAGCGCTACGGGGAGTTCCAGGCCGGTGTGCAACTGGCCAACCGCAGCGGGGCGCTCAACGAGATCGAGTACTCCGAGTTCGTGCAGAAGGTGCAGGCCTTCGCCGAACCCATCGGTGCGCTGCCCGATTTTCCCGACATGCTCGACGTCGTCGCGCGGGCCCGCGAGCTCGACGCCTTCGCCGGCCAGCACGACGCTCAGCTCGCGCTGCGGCTGGTATCGCGCGGCGCCGCGTGGTCGCTGGGCTATGTGCAGCAGCACGCTGCCCGCCACGGCTTCATGGTCGGCGCGCTGCCGGGCCGCCTGGTGCAGCCCGGCGAGGACGAGGGCGCGCCGCCGGTGCTGACGCTGCAGTTCGATCCGCAGGCAGCGCTGGCCGACGAGCCCAGCCAGGCCGCCGTCCGCGAGCTGACGCTGGCCTTCGACGTGCCGCAGACCGCTGCCGCGGCCGCACCGTTCGCTGCCTGGTGCGCCGCCGGTGAGGCACTGGCCGCCGAGCTCGACGCCGCGATGTACGACGACAGCGGCCAGCCGCTGCAGCCGGCGGCCTTCGCCTCCATCGGCCAGGCGCTCGAAAGCCTGTACGAGGCGCTCGCGGCACGCGACCTCGCGGCCGGCAGCGCCGCGACGCGCCGGCTGTTCAGCTGAACGCGAGCGGGCACCTGCCGATGTCCGACCGCGCGGAAGATCCGGCCGCCCGCGCCGCGCAACTGCGCGAGCAGCTCGAGTACCACGCCCACCGCTACTACGTGCTCGACGCGCCGGAGATCCCGGACGCCGAGTACGACCGCCTGTTCACCGAACTGCAGGCGCTGGAGGCGGCGCACCCCGGGTTGCGGACGCCGGACTCGCCGACCCAGCGCGTCATCGGCGCGGTGCTCGAAGGCCTGTCGGCGGTGCGGCACGCGGTGCCGATGCTGTCGATCAAGACCGAGACCGACACCACGCCCACCGGTGCGCTGAAGTTCGACGCCGCGGTGCGCAACGCACTGAAGCTGCCGCCCGACGCGCCGCCGCTGCGTTACGCCGCCGAGCTGAAATTCGACGGCTTGGCGATCAACCTGCGCTACCAGGCCGGCCGGCTGGTACAGGCCGCCACGCGCGGCGACGGCGAGACCGGCGAGGACGTGACGCACACCGTCGGCACGATCGAGTCGGTGCCGAAGCAGCTGCGCGGCATCACGGCGCCGGTGCTAGAGGTGCGCGGCGAGGTCTTCATGCGGCGAGACGACTTCGAGGCGCTCAACGAGCGCCAGCGCGAGGCCGGGCTCAAGACCTTCGTGAACCCGCGCAATGCGGCGGCCGGCATCGTGCGCCAGCTCGACGCCAGCATCGCACGCCAGCGGCCGCTGAGCTTCTTCGCTTATGGACTGGGCGACGTGCAGGGCTGGGACGTGCCGCCCACGCACGCCGGGTTGCTGGACGCGCTGGCGGCGCTGGGGCTGCCGGTCGACGCGCACCGCACCGTGGTCGAGGGCGGCGAGGCGCTGGCCGCCTTCCACGCCGGCATCGCGGCTGAGCGCGACGCGCTGCCGTTCGACATCGACGGTGTGGTCTACAAGGTCGACGAGCGTGCGCTGCAGCAGCAGCTCGGCTTCAAATCGCGCGAGCCGCGCTGGGCGGTGGCGCACAAGTACCCGGCGCAGGAGCAGTCGACCCAGCTGGCCGGCATCGAGATCCAGGTCGGCCGCACCGGCAAGCTCACGCCGGTGGCCAAGCTGCAGCCGGTGTTCGTGGGCGGCACGACGGTGAGCAATGCCACGCTGCACAACCGCTTCGAGCTGCGCCGCAAGGGCATCCGCATCGGCGACACGGTGATCGTGCGGCGCGCGGGCGACGTGATCCCCGAGGTGGTGGGTCGCGTGCCCGTCCCGCGAACGGCGTACATCCCCAACTTCCGCATGCCGCGCGCCTGCCCGGTGTGCGGCAGCCAGGCGCTGCGCGAGCGCGGCAGCGTCGACTACCGCTGCTCGGGCGGCCTGTTCTGCGCTGCACAGCGCAAGCAGGCGCTGCTGCATTTCGCCGGGCGGCGCATGATGGACATTGAGGGACTGGGCGACAAGCTGGTCGAGCAGCTTGTCGACGGCGGCATCATCCGCACGCTGCCGGAGCTCTACAGGCTCGGCGTGGCCAAGCTCGTCGCGCTGGAGCGCATGGGCGACAAGAGCGCGGCCAACCTGGTGGCAGCGCTGGAGGCGAGCAAGGCCACGACGCTGGCGCGCTTCCTGTTCTCGCTGGGCATCCGCCACATCGGCGAGGCGACCGCCAAGGACCTGGCGCGACATTTCGGCGCGCTCGACCGCGTGATGGACGCGAGCGTCGAGCAACTGCTGGAGGTCAACGACGTGGGCCCGGTGGTGGCGCAGAGCCTGCGTACCTTCTTCGATCAGCCGCACAACCGCGAGGTGGTCGAGCAGTTGCGCGCCGCCGGCGTGCACTGGGACGAGCACTCCGGCGAGGCCGACCTCACGCCCAGGCCTCTGGCCGGCAAGACCTTCGTGTTGACCGGCACGCTGCCGAGCCTGGGGCGCGAGGCCGCCAAGGAGCTGATCGAGGCCGCCGGCGGCAAGGTGGCCGGCTCGGTGTCGAAGAAGACCGACTACGTGGTGGCCGGCGAGGAAGCCGGCAGCAAGCTCGAGAAGGCTCAGGCACTGGGTGTGGCCGTGATCGACGAGGCAGCGCTGCGCGCGCTGCTGGACTGAGGACGAAACCGGGAGGTGCAGACGCCATGGCTGTTCGAGACATCCTGAAGATGGGCGATCCGCGCCTGCTGCGCATCGCGCACCCGGTGCGCGAATTCGACACGCCCGCGCTGCACGCGCTGATCGAGGACATGTTCGACACGATGGAGGCGGCCAACGGTGCCGGCCTGGCGGCACCGCAGATCGGGGTGGACCTGCAACTCGTGATCTTCGGCTTCACGAAGAGCGAGCGCTACCCGGAGGCGCCGCCGGTGCCGCGCACGGTGTTGATCAACCCGCAGATCACCCCGCTGTCGGAGGATCTGGAAGACGGTTGGGAGGGCTGCCTCTCGGTGCCCGGGCTGCGCGGCGTGGTGCCGCGCCACCAGCGGATCCGCTACACCGGTTTCGACCCGCAGGGCCGGCGCATCGAGCGCGAGGCCGAGGGCTTCCACGCCCGCGTGGTGCAGCACGAATGCGACCACCTGGCCGGGGTGCTCTACCCGATGCGGGTGCGCGACTTCAGCCGCTTCGGCTACACCGAGGTGCTGTTTCCAGGGCTCGATGACGGCGACGATTGAACGGGCGAGATTGCCTCACCAGTCTGAGATTGACGGATTCTCATAGCTGTAAGTGTTAGGGAACACGAAATTTGAGAACGAGAACGACAGACTGACTTCCAGCGAGGCGACCTGGTGCCACCAGCCCAGCGGGAGGAAGACGGTGTCACCCGGTTCCAACACCACCTCGAGCACCTTGACGTCGCGGAAGGCCGGGTAACGGTCAAGGTCAGGATGATCCAAGTCGATTGCGCTGAACACCCCGTCGTGGTTGTATAGACGCGGCGTCTCGAGTGGCGAGATGAAGCGCCAGCGCTTGCGTCCGACCACCTGGGTGTGCAGCAACATCAGGGTGTCGTGATGCAGGGGAGTGACGGTGCCGGCCGGGCCGAACCAGAACGAGGAGCGTTGCGCCAACTGTGCCGGGTCGCAGAATAGCGGCAGCGTTCCAATGTCAGCCAGCAGTGGCGCGAACTCCGGTCGGCGCAAAATCTCGTTGTTGGCGGTCAGATAGTAGTCGTTGGTGGCACCGCCCGCCAGCACGCGATCGACGAAATCGCCGAGCCGGACGTTGTGGCGGTGCTTGAGCTTGTCCTGCTCGTACTTCGGGTTGACGGCCCGTTCCGCCTGGATCTCGACATCGAGGTGACCGAACCGTTCGCGCAGGTCGGCCGGCGACCAGCGATGCAGAGCGGGCCAATCGCCCGCCACGTCGGTCAGCACGAGCGGCCGGGAACCCACCACGTAACGCTCGAAGAACTCGGCCGGCGAAACGTGGCTGCGTTTCTCCACGCCGTCGTAGGCCCAACCCATCTCCCAGATGCGCTGTTGATTGGCCATCACCGAAGCGAACTTGCGCTGCAACTGTTGGTGGCGGCGTGCGGCCACGAACACCGGGTGGACCTCCATCGCGGCGATTGCCTGCTGAGCGGCCTGCCGGTCCAGGCCCGCGGCGACCATGGTGTCTGTCATCGAAGCCGCTGTGCAGTCGCGCAGCCGGTTCTCGGCGATCCACTGCATCCAGCGGGCATCGTCCGGCCGCGGTTGCCGCTGATAGCCTACCGGTTGCGGTGCGGGGGGGATTTCGCGAAGGGCCATGGGGTCGTAGTTCGAATGACCCGTCGAGGAACGAACGGGCGCGTCAACCGGCATGGTAAGCGCGCCGAAGGGCGGACCGCGTTTGAAAAGCGGGCTACTTCGACAACAAGGGCCGCAGCGCCGGCCACACGTTGCCCAGGATGATGGGGTGGGCGGCTTCTTTCGGGTGGATGCGGTCCGGCTGGAACAGTTCGCTCGCGTTCGGCGCATCGCCCACGCCCTTCAGCAGGAAGGGCAGCAGCGCCGTGCCTTCGGCCCGGGCGACCTTGCCGAACAGTGCCGCAAAGTCTTCGTTGTACTGGCGGCCGTAGTTCGGTGGCACCTGCATTCCGATCAGCAGCACCCGCGCACCTGCAGCCTTCGAGGTCCGCGCCATCTCGGCCAGATTGCGCTCGGTCATCGCCAGCGGCAGGCCGCGCAGGGCGTCGTTGCCGCCCAGTTCGACGATCACCACCGCCGGCTTGTGCTGCGCCAGCAGCGCCGGCAGGCGCGAGCGGCCGCCCGAGGTGGTATCGCCGCTGATGCTGGCGTTGACGACGCCGGCGGCGATCTTCTCCTGCGCCAGGCGCTTCTCCAGCAGGGCCACCCAGCCGCTGCCGCGCTGCAGGCCGTACTCGGCCGACAGGCTGTCGCCCACGACCAGGATCATCGGCCGGGTGGCCTGCGCCCGCACCGGCAGGACCACAAGCCCCGCCAACGCCGATGCGGCGAGCTGCTTGATACAGTCCCTGCGACTCAATGACATCCGATTCCTCCTTCATGACCGAAGCGATCATCGCCGTCGAGCACGTCAGCAAGCGCGTGCAGGACTCCAGCGGCGAGCTGACCATCCTGCACGATATCGACTTCTCGCTCGCGGCGCAGGAGTCGGCGGCCATCGTCGGAGCGTCGGGCTCGGGCAAGAGCACGCTGCTGGCCATCATCGCCGGGCTCGACACGCCGAGTGAAGGCACCGTGAGGCTCGCCGGCATCGACCTGTTTGGCCTTGATGAGGACGCCCGGGCCGCAGTGCGCGCCGAGCGTGTGGGCTTCGTGTTCCAGAGCTTCCAGCTGATGGGCAACCTGACCGCGCTGGAGAACGTGATGCTGCCGCTGGAACTGCAGGGCCGTGGTGACGCCCGCGCCGCCGCGACCGAGATGCTGGTGCGCGTGGGGTTGGGTGAGCGGCTGGGGCACTACCCGAAGCTGCTGTCCGGCGGCGAACAGCAGCGCGTGGCGCTGGCGCGTGCCTTCGTCGTGAAACCGGCGCTGTTGCTGGCCGACGAACCCACCGGCAGCCTGGACTTCGCGACCGGCGAGAAGGTCATGGAGCTGATGTTCGAGCTCAACCGCGAGCAGGGCACGACGCTGGTGCTGGTGACCCACGACCGCGCCATCGCCGCCCGCTGCGACCGGCAAGTCAGGATCGAGGCGGGGCAGCTGACGTCCTCGTGAGCCCGGTCGCGGCAGCCGTTGCGAAGCAAGGCACCCGCGGGCAGTGAGACCGCCCCCGATAATCGCCCCATGTCCTCCTCCCCCCGCATCCTGTTCGGCTTCCACGCCGTCACCGTCCGTGTCAAGACGGCCCCCGGCTCCGTCGTCGAGCTCTACATCGACGGCACGCGGCGCGATGCGCGCATGCGCCAGTTCATCGAACGCGCCAAGGAAGCCGGCGTGCGCCTGATCGAGAGCGACGAGCTGCGCCTGCAGGCGCTCTGCGGCACGCACCGCCACCAGGGCGTGGTGGCCAAGGTCACCGCGGCACCGGCCACGAAATCGCTCGATGACCTGCTCGACACGGTGGAGGGCCCGCCGCTGCTGCTGGTACTCGACGGCGTGACCGACCCGCACAACCTCGGCGCCTGTCTGCGCGTGGCCGACGGGGCCGGAGCCCATGCGGTGATTGCGCCGAAGGACCATGCCGTCGGCATCAACGCCACGGTCGCCAAGGTGGCGAGCGGCGCGGCCGAGACGGTGCCCTATTTCATGGTCACGAACCTGG is drawn from Methylibium petroleiphilum PM1 and contains these coding sequences:
- the def gene encoding peptide deformylase, with protein sequence MAVRDILKMGDPRLLRIAHPVREFDTPALHALIEDMFDTMEAANGAGLAAPQIGVDLQLVIFGFTKSERYPEAPPVPRTVLINPQITPLSEDLEDGWEGCLSVPGLRGVVPRHQRIRYTGFDPQGRRIEREAEGFHARVVQHECDHLAGVLYPMRVRDFSRFGYTEVLFPGLDDGDD
- the ligA gene encoding NAD-dependent DNA ligase LigA, which gives rise to MSDRAEDPAARAAQLREQLEYHAHRYYVLDAPEIPDAEYDRLFTELQALEAAHPGLRTPDSPTQRVIGAVLEGLSAVRHAVPMLSIKTETDTTPTGALKFDAAVRNALKLPPDAPPLRYAAELKFDGLAINLRYQAGRLVQAATRGDGETGEDVTHTVGTIESVPKQLRGITAPVLEVRGEVFMRRDDFEALNERQREAGLKTFVNPRNAAAGIVRQLDASIARQRPLSFFAYGLGDVQGWDVPPTHAGLLDALAALGLPVDAHRTVVEGGEALAAFHAGIAAERDALPFDIDGVVYKVDERALQQQLGFKSREPRWAVAHKYPAQEQSTQLAGIEIQVGRTGKLTPVAKLQPVFVGGTTVSNATLHNRFELRRKGIRIGDTVIVRRAGDVIPEVVGRVPVPRTAYIPNFRMPRACPVCGSQALRERGSVDYRCSGGLFCAAQRKQALLHFAGRRMMDIEGLGDKLVEQLVDGGIIRTLPELYRLGVAKLVALERMGDKSAANLVAALEASKATTLARFLFSLGIRHIGEATAKDLARHFGALDRVMDASVEQLLEVNDVGPVVAQSLRTFFDQPHNREVVEQLRAAGVHWDEHSGEADLTPRPLAGKTFVLTGTLPSLGREAAKELIEAAGGKVAGSVSKKTDYVVAGEEAGSKLEKAQALGVAVIDEAALRALLD
- a CDS encoding cell division protein ZipA C-terminal FtsZ-binding domain-containing protein yields the protein MSTLQLSLAILGGLVLAAIVAHGTWQARRNEVKRVALEPGAEPAPLQEPSFAPTEPPRADDTGPKAEAEDSQPPRIEPTLVRRAAGLPRLDALIDAIATLTVDNPVSGETAIAHLPPARRAGSKPLLVEGLNAESGEWETPAAGQRYGEFQAGVQLANRSGALNEIEYSEFVQKVQAFAEPIGALPDFPDMLDVVARARELDAFAGQHDAQLALRLVSRGAAWSLGYVQQHAARHGFMVGALPGRLVQPGEDEGAPPVLTLQFDPQAALADEPSQAAVRELTLAFDVPQTAAAAAPFAAWCAAGEALAAELDAAMYDDSGQPLQPAAFASIGQALESLYEALAARDLAAGSAATRRLFS
- a CDS encoding ABC transporter ATP-binding protein, whose amino-acid sequence is MTEAIIAVEHVSKRVQDSSGELTILHDIDFSLAAQESAAIVGASGSGKSTLLAIIAGLDTPSEGTVRLAGIDLFGLDEDARAAVRAERVGFVFQSFQLMGNLTALENVMLPLELQGRGDARAAATEMLVRVGLGERLGHYPKLLSGGEQQRVALARAFVVKPALLLADEPTGSLDFATGEKVMELMFELNREQGTTLVLVTHDRAIAARCDRQVRIEAGQLTSS
- a CDS encoding arylesterase, whose product is MSLSRRDCIKQLAASALAGLVVLPVRAQATRPMILVVGDSLSAEYGLQRGSGWVALLEKRLAQEKIAAGVVNASISGDTTSGGRSRLPALLAQHKPAVVIVELGGNDALRGLPLAMTERNLAEMARTSKAAGARVLLIGMQVPPNYGRQYNEDFAALFGKVARAEGTALLPFLLKGVGDAPNASELFQPDRIHPKEAAHPIILGNVWPALRPLLSK
- a CDS encoding cupin-like domain-containing protein, which encodes MALREIPPAPQPVGYQRQPRPDDARWMQWIAENRLRDCTAASMTDTMVAAGLDRQAAQQAIAAMEVHPVFVAARRHQQLQRKFASVMANQQRIWEMGWAYDGVEKRSHVSPAEFFERYVVGSRPLVLTDVAGDWPALHRWSPADLRERFGHLDVEIQAERAVNPKYEQDKLKHRHNVRLGDFVDRVLAGGATNDYYLTANNEILRRPEFAPLLADIGTLPLFCDPAQLAQRSSFWFGPAGTVTPLHHDTLMLLHTQVVGRKRWRFISPLETPRLYNHDGVFSAIDLDHPDLDRYPAFRDVKVLEVVLEPGDTVFLPLGWWHQVASLEVSLSFSFSNFVFPNTYSYENPSISDW
- the rlmB gene encoding 23S rRNA (guanosine(2251)-2'-O)-methyltransferase RlmB; the encoded protein is MSSSPRILFGFHAVTVRVKTAPGSVVELYIDGTRRDARMRQFIERAKEAGVRLIESDELRLQALCGTHRHQGVVAKVTAAPATKSLDDLLDTVEGPPLLLVLDGVTDPHNLGACLRVADGAGAHAVIAPKDHAVGINATVAKVASGAAETVPYFMVTNLARTLGELKERNIWVIGTADDAPRTLYAADLRQAVALVLGAEGQGMRQLTRKTCDELVSLPMAGAVESLNVSVASGIGLYEAVRQRGAT